Sequence from the Streptomyces sp. NBC_00440 genome:
GGCCGGGCACTACCGCGTCAGCGTGCTCACCATGCGCCAGGCCCTCAAGGAGCTGGAGACGGAGGGCCTGATCACCCGGCACCGGCGGCGCGGCACCTTCATCGATCCCGGCGCACGGCCGAGCGCTCCGCGCCGTCTGCTGGGGTCGATCGACGCGATCGTCGCCCAGCAGTCGGGCGAGCGGACGACCGTACTCAGCCACGGCCCGGTCCCGGTGCCGGGTGAGCTCGCCGAGCACTTCCCCGGGCTGGACGAGATAGTCGACTACACCCGGCTGCGCTGCGACAGCGAGAGCGGTGAGCCGACCAACTGGGCGGAGAACGCGCTCCGTCCGGAGATCGCCGCCGCCGTCCGGATCAGCGACCTGGAGCGCTGGCCGATGACCAAGGTCCTGCGCGACGGGGTCGGGGTGCGGATCAGCCGGATCACCGACACGGTCGAGGCCCGGCTGGCGGACCCGGTGACGGCCGAACTGCTCCAGGTTCCGCTGCTCTCGCCGATCCTGCACTACACGGGCGTGACGTACGACGAGGCGGGCCAGGTCGTCGATGTGGCCCGGATCCGGTACCGGGGTGACAAGTTCTCCTTCTCGGTGACGGTGGAAGCGCCCTGACCTGTCGAGCGCTCCGACCTGTTACAGGCGGGTGTTCCGGGCCTCCGGCCTGCGCGCCCGTGCCGGTGGACGGCCCGACCGGGTGTCCGAACCGGTTGCTATCGTTCCCGGGCGGGTCGGGAAAGGCGCGCGAACGAGAGAGGGGGA
This genomic interval carries:
- a CDS encoding GntR family transcriptional regulator; this encodes MTAFAPDSLVLNRRLPLWYQVSQSLRASILGRRPQDPLRLPTEEQLAGHYRVSVLTMRQALKELETEGLITRHRRRGTFIDPGARPSAPRRLLGSIDAIVAQQSGERTTVLSHGPVPVPGELAEHFPGLDEIVDYTRLRCDSESGEPTNWAENALRPEIAAAVRISDLERWPMTKVLRDGVGVRISRITDTVEARLADPVTAELLQVPLLSPILHYTGVTYDEAGQVVDVARIRYRGDKFSFSVTVEAP